The following proteins come from a genomic window of Vicia villosa cultivar HV-30 ecotype Madison, WI unplaced genomic scaffold, Vvil1.0 ctg.000460F_1_1, whole genome shotgun sequence:
- the LOC131628512 gene encoding uncharacterized protein LOC131628512: MIAYRPMEIFNLRDFHHAVKRLPSDAFLFDMDNVSDVTISDVLSERVLYSWQGKDIKRKVIEQEDTCLFYCWYTRLYYSRSSFEKGYAIECDWWSLGAIMYEMLVGYPPFYSDDPMTTCRKIVNWRTHLKFLEEVGLSPEAKDLISRILCNVNNRLGSKGSSVLQRC; encoded by the exons ATGATCGCTTACCGTCCTATGGAAATTTTTAACCTGCGCGATTTTCACCACGCTGTTAAACGCTTGCCATCAGATGCCTTTCTATTTGATATGGATAACGTATCTG ATGTAACGATTTCAGATGTTTTGAGCGAACGAGTATTGTACTCTTGGCAAGGTAAAGATATTAAGAGAAAAGTGATAGAACAGGAGGACACTT GCTTATTCTACTGTTGGTACACCAGATTATATTACTCCAGAAGTTCTTTTGAGAAAGGGTATGCAATAGAATGTGATTG GTGGTCACTTGGCGCTATCATGTATGAAATGTTGGTGGGATATCCTCCTTTTTATTCTGATGATCCAATGACAACATGTAGGAAG ATAGTGAACTGGAGAACTCACTTGAAATTTCTTGAGGAAGTTGGGCTATCGCCAGAGGCCAAAGATCTTATTAGTAGAATTTTATGTAATGTCAATAATAGGCTGGGATCAAAAG GCTCATCGGTTCTTCAAAGGTGTTGA